The Carassius auratus strain Wakin chromosome 40, ASM336829v1, whole genome shotgun sequence genome has a segment encoding these proteins:
- the trim3a gene encoding tripartite motif-containing protein 3 — MPLTMAKRESGSTSPVVRQIDKQFLMCSICLEHYHNPKVLPCLHTFCERCLQNYIPPQSLTLSCPVCRQTSILPEKGVAALQNNFFITNLMEVLQREQDCTRPEASSGLESASAATYAPPLSCPNHEGKVMEFYCESCETAMCLECTEGEHREHVTVPLRDVLEQHKAALKNQLDVIRNRLPQLTAAIELVNEISKQLTDRKNEAVTEISNTFEELEKALHQRKTALITDLENICSTKQKVLQAQLNALLQGKENIQSNCSFTEQALNHGSPTEVLLVQKQMGERICALARHAFPEQPHENGHLVCQVETEGLRRSIQNLGVLLTTSTVGHTSVATGEGLRHAVVGQNTTVTVTTKDKDGELVKTGNAALRAQISGADGTVTETDITDNKNGTYEIGYTLRSEGEFSFSILLYGQPVRGSPFRLRAVKPCDAPQSPDDVKRRVKSPGGGGGGGGHVRQKAVRRPSSMYSTTKKKENPIEDELIYRVGTRGRERGEFSNLQGISTTSNGRIVVADSNNQCIQVFSNDGQFKLKFGVRGRSPGQLQRPTGIAVDMNGDIIVADYDNKWLSIFSPDGKFKNKIGAGRLMGPKGVALDKNGHIITADNKACCVFIFQSNGKLVTKFGAKGTSERQFTDKSTPNTPTEPKQSKSGPAFSPHFVAINNKNEIVVTDFHNHSVKVYNADGEFLFKFGSHGEGNGQFNAPTGVAVDGNGNIIVADWGNSRIQVFDSAGSFLSYINTTADPLYGPQGLALTSDGHVAVADSGNHCFKVYRYLQ, encoded by the exons ATGCCTCTCACGATGGCTAAGCGGGAAAGCGGCAGCACCAGCCCGGTGGTGCGACAAATAGACAAGCAGTTCCTGATGTGCAGCATCTGTCTGGAGCACTACCACAATCCCAAAGTCCTGCCCTGTCTGCACACCTTCTGCGAAAG ATGCCTCCAGAACTACATCCCCCCGCAGTCCTTGACCCTGTCCTGCCCAGTGTGCAGACAGACCTCCATCCTGCCTGAAAAGGGTGTTGCAGCACTGCAGAACAATTTCTTCATAACTAATCTGATGGAGGTGTTGCAGAGGGAGCAGGACTGCACCCGTCCCGAGGCCTCTAGTGGGCTGGAGTCGGCCAGTGCTGCTACATATGCCCCGCCCCTCTCCTGCCCCAACCACGAGGGCAAG GTGATGGAGTTTTACTGCGAGTCTTGTGAAACGGCCATGTGTTTGGAATGCACAGAAGGAGAGCACAGAGAACACGTGACCGTTCCACTGCGGGATGTTCTGGAGCAACACAAAGCCGCGCTGAAGAACCAGCTGGATGTTATTCGCAACAG GCTTCCTCAGCTGACTGCAGCTATAGAGCTGGTGAATGAGATCTCCAAGCAGCTCACAGACAGGAAGAATGAGGCAGTGACGGAGATCAGCAATACATTTGAGGAACTGGAGAAAGCACTGCATCAGCGCAAGACTGCCCTCATCACTGACCTGGAGAACATCTGCAGCACCAAGCAGAAG GTTCTGCAGGCCCAACTCAATGCACTACTACAAGGGAAGGAAAACATCCAGAGCAATTGTAGCTTCACAGAGCAGGCGCTGAACCACGGCAGCCCCACTGAGGTGCTCCTGGTGCAGAAGCAGATGGGAGAGCGGATATGTGCTCTGGCCCGCCACGCCTTCCCTGAGCAGCCCCATGAGAACGGCCACCTGGTCTGTCAGGTGGAGACAGAGGGGCTGCGCCGCTCCATCCAGAACCTGGGAGTCCTGCTCACCACCAGCACCGTGGGCCACACCAGCGTGGCTACTGGAGAGGGTCTCAGACATGCTGTTGTCGGgcaaaataccactgttacagtGACCACTAAG GACAAAGACGGTGAGCTAGTAAAGACGGGAAATGCTGCACTGAGGGCTCAGATCAGCGGTGCAGATGGAACCGTCACCGAAACGGACATAACAGACAACAAGAACGGCACTTATGAGATTGGCTACACTCTCCGCTCTGAGGGCGAGTTCTCCTTCTCCATCCTCCTCTACGGGCAGCCTGTAAGGGGCAGTCCCTTCCGCCTGCGGGCTGTCAAACCCTGCGACGCCCCGCAGTCGCCCGATGATGTGAAGAGACGTGTGAAGTCACCCGGAGGAGGTGGAGGGGGTGGAGGACATGTGCGCCAGAAGGCGGTCCGCAGACCCTCAAGCATGTACAGTACAACGAAGAAGAAGGAGAATCCCATAGAGGATGAACTCATCTACAGAGTGG GGACGAGGGGTCGCGAGCGGGGGGAGTTCTCCAACCTGCAGGGCATCTCTACCACCAGCAACGGGCGAATCGTGGTCGCTGACAGCAACAACCAGTGCATTCAA GTGTTCTCCAATGACGGTCAATTCAAACTGAAGTTCGGGGTCAGAGGTCGCTCCCCTGGTCAGCTCCAGCGCCCCACGGGCATTGCAGTGGACATGAATGGTGACATTATTGTGGCCGACTATGACAACAAATGGCTCAGTATTTTCTCTCCAGACGGCAAGTTTAAG AATAAAATCGGTGCAGGTCGGCTGATGGGTCCTAAAGGAGTGGCCTTGGACAAGAATGGTCATATTATCACAGCAGACAACAAGGCCTGCTGTGTCTTCATTTTCCAGTCCAATGGCAAGCTGGTGACCAAATTTGGTGCCAAAGGAACATCAGAGAGGCAATTTACAG acAAAAGCACTCCGAATACACCGACGGAGCCAAAGCAGAGTAAATCCGGCCCTGCCTTCa GTCCTCATTTTGTGGCCATAAACAACAAGAATGAAATTGTTGTGACAGACTTCCACAATCATTCTGTGAAG GTTTACAATGCTGATGGCGAGTTCCTGTTTAAATTCGGGTCACATGGTGAAGGGAACGGCCAGTTCAACGCTCCCACTGGTGTGGCTGTAGATGGCAATGGGAATATAATTGTTGCAGACTGGGGTAACAGTAGGATACAG GTGTTCGACAGTGCTGGCTCTTTTCTGTCATACATCAACACGACGGCGGATCCTCTGTACGGTCCGCAGGGTCTGGCTCTCACGTCAGATGGCCATGTGGCCGTGGCAGACTCTGGAAACCACTGCTTCAAAGTCTACCGATACCTGCAGTAA